In one Actinomyces trachealis genomic region, the following are encoded:
- a CDS encoding ABC transporter substrate-binding protein — protein MQLMSRRMMLGGTAAMAVAATLAACSKSADKMSDGGDTAQSGGAAASGSVYFLNFKPEAEEAFKTIAEAYTKKTGVPVKVFTAASGNYEQTLTSEVAKSEAPTLFNINGPVGLANWQENASDLTNSKAVKALTDPSFALKGQDGKIYGVPLATEGYGLIYNKAILDKYFAMADAKAKSVDEIKGFAKLKEVAEDMQAKKADLGIDGVFAATSLAPGEDWRFQTHLANYPVYYEYRDLKATDAKELKLTYSDNYKQIFDLYLNNSTINPAETSGKAVTDSMAEFALGKVAFVQNGNWAWSQISEVEGNTVKEEDIHFMPIYVGVEGEDKSGIAVGTENYLTINAEASEDNRKATQDFLDWLFTDAEGAKMLVDKSVVSVAPYKAFADLKPADPLGKEVLEYINKADLYPVNWVFQTFPSQDFKDQLGQHLAQYASGKEDWNAVKDYFVSNWASEKSKL, from the coding sequence ATGCAACTTATGTCCCGTCGAATGATGCTGGGTGGAACTGCTGCAATGGCAGTCGCCGCAACCCTGGCTGCCTGCTCTAAGTCGGCTGACAAGATGTCGGACGGCGGCGACACCGCACAGAGTGGCGGCGCGGCAGCATCCGGCTCGGTCTACTTCCTGAACTTCAAGCCGGAGGCCGAGGAGGCGTTCAAGACTATCGCCGAGGCATACACCAAGAAGACCGGCGTGCCGGTCAAGGTCTTCACCGCTGCCTCCGGCAACTACGAGCAGACCCTGACCTCCGAGGTCGCCAAGTCTGAGGCGCCGACCCTGTTCAACATCAACGGCCCGGTCGGCTTGGCCAACTGGCAGGAGAACGCCTCTGACCTCACGAACTCTAAGGCCGTCAAGGCCTTGACGGACCCGTCTTTCGCGCTCAAGGGTCAGGACGGCAAGATCTATGGTGTGCCGCTGGCCACCGAGGGCTACGGCTTGATCTACAACAAGGCCATTCTGGACAAGTACTTCGCCATGGCTGACGCCAAGGCCAAGAGCGTCGACGAGATCAAGGGCTTCGCCAAGCTCAAGGAGGTCGCCGAGGATATGCAGGCCAAGAAGGCCGACCTTGGTATTGACGGCGTCTTCGCTGCCACCTCCCTGGCTCCCGGTGAGGACTGGCGCTTCCAGACCCACCTGGCCAACTACCCGGTCTACTACGAGTACCGTGACCTGAAGGCGACGGACGCCAAGGAGCTCAAGCTCACCTACTCGGACAACTACAAGCAGATCTTCGACCTGTACCTCAACAACTCCACCATCAACCCCGCTGAGACTTCCGGCAAGGCCGTCACCGACTCCATGGCTGAGTTCGCCCTGGGCAAGGTCGCCTTCGTGCAGAACGGTAACTGGGCCTGGTCCCAGATCTCCGAGGTTGAGGGCAACACCGTCAAGGAGGAGGACATCCATTTCATGCCCATCTACGTGGGCGTTGAGGGTGAGGACAAGTCCGGCATCGCGGTAGGTACCGAGAACTACCTGACGATTAACGCTGAAGCCTCCGAGGACAACCGCAAGGCCACCCAGGACTTCCTGGACTGGCTGTTCACCGACGCTGAGGGTGCCAAGATGCTGGTGGACAAGTCGGTCGTCTCCGTGGCTCCGTACAAGGCCTTCGCTGACCTCAAACCGGCTGACCCGCTGGGCAAGGAGGTCCTGGAGTACATCAACAAGGCCGACCTCTACCCCGTGAACTGGGTGTTCCAGACCTTCCCGAGCCAGGACTTCAAGGACCAGCTCGGCCAGCACCTGGCCCAGTACGCCTCCGGCAAGGAGGACTGGAACGCGGTGAAGGACTACTTCGTCTCGAACTGGGCCTCTGAGAAGAGCAAGCTCTGA
- a CDS encoding carbohydrate ABC transporter permease, whose amino-acid sequence MPSSTAIAKPSGNRKAGQNLLVGTLGILSLIWLVPLAFILLNSFKGRLYISNSPFALPTGDLFAGFSNYSTGLQLSGFARAIGWSLFITIGSVAVIVFLTAMTAYYITRVKTWWTSVIYYLFAFSMIAPFQLVMFPTSKVADLLGLATPWGMIVLYLGFGGALSVFLFAGFIKSIPLEIEEAAYMDGCSPLQTYFRVVMPLLKPTAVTVAILNTMWVWNDYLLPYLVIGNDERFKTIPIVIQALTGSNGNKDLGAQMAMLVLAIIPIVIFYLFSQKHIIEGVAAGAVKG is encoded by the coding sequence ATGCCTTCCTCCACCGCTATCGCCAAGCCCTCCGGTAACCGCAAGGCCGGGCAGAACCTCCTGGTAGGAACGCTGGGCATCCTCTCGCTGATCTGGCTGGTGCCGCTGGCCTTCATCCTGCTCAACTCCTTCAAAGGCAGGCTCTACATTTCCAACAGCCCCTTCGCCCTGCCCACCGGAGACCTGTTCGCTGGCTTCAGCAACTACTCCACCGGGCTGCAGCTCTCCGGCTTCGCACGGGCTATCGGCTGGTCTCTGTTCATCACCATCGGTTCGGTGGCGGTGATCGTATTCCTCACGGCGATGACCGCCTACTACATCACCCGAGTGAAGACCTGGTGGACCTCGGTGATCTACTACCTCTTCGCTTTCTCCATGATCGCCCCCTTCCAGCTGGTCATGTTCCCCACCTCCAAGGTGGCTGACCTGCTGGGCCTGGCCACCCCGTGGGGCATGATCGTGCTCTACCTGGGTTTTGGCGGAGCGCTATCCGTGTTCCTCTTCGCGGGCTTCATCAAGTCGATCCCCTTGGAGATTGAGGAGGCCGCCTACATGGACGGCTGCTCACCGTTGCAGACCTACTTCCGGGTGGTTATGCCGCTGCTCAAGCCCACCGCCGTGACTGTGGCCATCCTCAACACCATGTGGGTGTGGAACGACTACCTCCTGCCCTACCTGGTTATCGGCAACGACGAGCGCTTCAAGACGATCCCGATCGTCATCCAGGCGCTCACCGGCTCCAACGGAAACAAGGACCTGGGTGCCCAGATGGCCATGCTGGTCCTGGCGATTATCCCGATCGTGATCTTCTACCTGTTCAGCCAGAAGCACATCATTGAGGGTGTCGCGGCTGGCGCCGTGAAGGGCTGA
- a CDS encoding carbohydrate ABC transporter permease, whose translation MNSALKKYFPIFAGPTILAFLIAFVVPFFMGLYLSFTKFKNLNNAKWVGGANYAAALRSESGFVSALGFTTVVSVISIITVNIGAFTLAYLLTRKLKGTNFFRSVFFMPNLIGGIVLGFTWQVMLNAVLKYWNQTIVNDWRLGLAGLILLVNWQLMGYMMIIYIAGLQNVPPELTEAAQIDGAGKWMTLRNVTIPMIMPSITICLFLTLANTFKMFDQNLALTNGAPLKQTQMAALNIFDTMYVLRNQRGVAQAEAVIFFLIVSVIALIQLRVTRSKEVDA comes from the coding sequence ATGAACAGCGCTCTGAAAAAGTACTTCCCAATATTCGCGGGCCCAACTATCCTGGCGTTCCTTATCGCCTTCGTGGTCCCGTTCTTCATGGGACTCTATCTGTCTTTCACTAAGTTCAAGAACCTGAACAACGCAAAGTGGGTGGGTGGTGCGAACTACGCGGCCGCCCTGCGCTCGGAGTCCGGCTTCGTCTCCGCCTTGGGCTTTACCACTGTCGTCTCAGTCATCTCTATCATCACGGTCAACATCGGTGCCTTCACCTTGGCCTACCTGCTCACCCGCAAGCTCAAGGGCACGAACTTCTTCCGTTCGGTGTTCTTTATGCCGAACCTCATCGGCGGAATCGTTCTGGGCTTCACCTGGCAGGTCATGCTCAACGCTGTACTCAAGTACTGGAACCAGACCATCGTCAATGACTGGCGTCTGGGCCTGGCTGGTTTAATCCTGTTGGTTAACTGGCAGCTAATGGGATACATGATGATCATCTACATCGCTGGTCTGCAGAACGTGCCACCGGAACTCACTGAGGCTGCCCAGATCGATGGCGCCGGCAAGTGGATGACGCTGCGCAACGTGACCATCCCGATGATCATGCCTTCCATCACCATCTGTCTGTTCCTGACCCTGGCCAACACCTTCAAGATGTTTGACCAGAACCTGGCGCTAACCAACGGCGCTCCGCTGAAGCAGACACAGATGGCGGCGCTGAACATCTTCGACACGATGTACGTGCTCAGGAACCAGCGTGGTGTGGCGCAGGCTGAGGCCGTCATCTTCTTCCTGATCGTCTCGGTGATCGCGTTGATCCAGCTGCGCGTCACCCGCTCGAAGGAGGTTGACGCGTGA